A genomic segment from Nicotiana sylvestris chromosome 1, ASM39365v2, whole genome shotgun sequence encodes:
- the LOC138872448 gene encoding uncharacterized protein, with product MVDFDVILGIDWLSLYHAILDCHVKTLVLAMPVVPQIEWQGSDFIPSKVISFLKAQRMVVKGCLSYLAFVRDVGAETPSFNSVHVVGDFPDVFPIDLSGMPPDRDIDFGIDLVSGTQPIYSPPYRMASTELKELKQLQELLDKEFIWPSVSP from the coding sequence atggtggactttgacgtGATATTGGGCATCgattggctatctctgtatcatgctatattggactgtcatgtaAAGACATTGGTGTTGGCTATGCCGGTTGTGCCccagattgagtggcaaggttctgATTTTATCCCCAGTaaggtgatttcatttctgaaggcccagcggatggttgtgaagggttgtctttcatacttagcctttgtgagggatgtcggtgcagagactcccagtttTAATTCTGTTCATGTTGTGggggattttcctgatgtttttcctatagacctgtcgggtatgccaccggacagggatattgattttggtattgatctggtgtcgggcactcagcccatttatagTCCACCGTATCGAATGGCATcgacggagttgaaagagttgaagcagcttcaggaactccttgataaggagtttatttggcctagtgtgtcgccttga